In Fusobacterium massiliense, a single window of DNA contains:
- a CDS encoding ribosome maturation factor RimP, translating to MEDSSQIIQKIEKIVNPFINEMNLSLVDVEYLQESGYWYVRIFIENLNGDLTLEDCSKLSSLIDDKIEELIEHKFFLEVSSPGIERPLKKIEDYIRFKGQKILLNLKNKLNDKKQMKATILDVKENKILFLIDKKEEEIDFDEIGKANILFEFNDF from the coding sequence ATGGAGGACAGTAGTCAAATAATACAAAAAATAGAAAAAATTGTTAATCCATTTATAAATGAAATGAATTTATCTCTTGTAGATGTTGAATATTTACAAGAAAGTGGATATTGGTATGTAAGAATTTTTATTGAAAATTTAAATGGAGATTTAACTTTGGAAGATTGTAGTAAACTGAGTTCTTTGATTGATGATAAGATCGAAGAGTTAATAGAACACAAATTTTTTCTTGAAGTTTCCTCACCAGGAATAGAAAGACCATTGAAAAAAATAGAAGATTATATAAGATTTAAAGGTCAAAAGATTTTATTGAATTTAAAAAATAAATTAAATGATAAAAAACAGATGAAAGCAACTATTTTAGATGTAAAAGAAAATAAAATATTGTTTTTAATTGACAAGAAAGAAGAAGAAATAGATTTTGATGAAATAGGAAAAGCTAATATATTGTTTGAATTTAATGATTTTTAA
- a CDS encoding DMT family transporter: MNFCHLKQSAKFTAFIAIFFWATAFISTKFLLKEIDPYTLGVLRYFFATIIVLIILFKKKIKFPALKDLPTFLFAGFSGYGAYVVLFNIATVYTSPATLSVINSLCPAITATFASILFNEKIKLLGWFSFLISFIGILFLTLSGGSLTINIGVIYMLIAALLLSLYNISQRYLTKKYSAFDVSMYSMLFGSLMLIFYSPSSIKNIFVISKFSLLLIIYMSIFPSIVSYFLWTKAFQLAKNTAEVTTFMFVTPVLATIMGILFLNDIPKLSTFIGGFLIILGMFIFNKTKN; this comes from the coding sequence ATGAATTTTTGCCACTTAAAACAAAGTGCTAAGTTTACGGCTTTTATTGCAATATTTTTTTGGGCAACAGCTTTTATTAGCACAAAATTTCTTTTAAAAGAAATTGATCCTTATACCTTAGGTGTACTCAGATATTTTTTTGCTACTATCATTGTTTTAATTATACTATTTAAGAAAAAAATAAAATTTCCAGCCCTTAAGGATTTACCAACTTTTTTATTTGCTGGTTTTTCAGGTTATGGAGCTTATGTTGTTTTATTTAATATTGCAACAGTCTACACAAGTCCTGCTACATTGAGTGTTATCAACTCATTATGTCCGGCTATTACTGCTACTTTTGCTTCTATTTTATTTAATGAAAAAATAAAATTGTTAGGTTGGTTTTCTTTTTTAATTTCATTTATAGGAATTTTATTTTTAACTTTATCTGGTGGAAGCCTTACTATAAATATAGGAGTTATCTATATGCTTATAGCTGCCCTTTTGCTTTCACTTTATAACATAAGCCAAAGATATCTTACAAAAAAATATTCTGCTTTTGATGTAAGTATGTACTCTATGCTTTTTGGTTCATTAATGTTAATTTTTTACTCTCCAAGCTCAATTAAGAATATTTTTGTTATTAGCAAATTTTCATTGCTTTTAATAATATATATGTCAATATTCCCAAGTATAGTTTCTTATTTTTTATGGACTAAAGCATTTCAACTTGCAAAAAATACAGCTGAAGTTACTACATTTATGTTCGTTACTCCTGTACTTGCAACAATAATGGGAATTTTATTTCTTAATGATATTCCAAAACTTTCTACTTTTATCGGAGGTTTTTTAATTATTCTAGGTATGTTCATTTTTAATAAGACAAAAAATTAA
- the infB gene encoding translation initiation factor IF-2 produces MKTRVHELAKKHGIKNKEFLEILKKDVGINITSHLSNLEDDQVKKIDDYFAKMNMLKVDTVEPVKNYKEKKEEKAIRKIIDEDETDENEGHSQKNNKKNKFQQPKNKKGNNVGFDEESRSEHKNKNKKKKGRRTDFVMKVAEQTPDVIEEDGIKIIKFRGEITLGNFAEKLGVNSGEIIKKLFLKGQMLTINSPITLEMAEELAGEYDALVEEEEEVELEFGEKFALEIQDKETDLIERPAVITIMGHVDHGKTSLLDAIRTTNVVSGEAGGITQKIGAYQIEKDGRKITFVDTPGHEAFTDMRARGAQVTDIAILVVAADDGVMPQTIEAISHAKVAKVPVIVAVNKIDKPEANPMKVKQELMEHGLVSVEWGGDVEFVEVSAKQKMNLDVLLDTILITADILELKANSKKRAKGVVLESRLDPKIGPIADILVQEGTLKIGDVIVAGEVQGKVKALLDDKGERVESATLSQPVEVIGFNNVPNAGDTMYVIQNEQHAKRIVEEVRKERKILETTKKTISLESLSDQLKHENLKELNLILRADSKGSVDALRDSLLKLSNDEVAVNIIQAASGAITESDIKLAETAGAIIIGYNVRPTTKAIKEAEISKVEIRTSSIIYHITEDIEKALAGMLEPEFKENYLGRIEIKKVFKVSKVGNVAGCVVVDGKVRNDANIRILRDNVVLYEGKLSSLKRFKDDAKEVVVGQECGLGVENFNDIKEGDVVEAFEMVEVKRTLK; encoded by the coding sequence ATGAAAACAAGAGTTCATGAATTAGCAAAAAAACATGGAATAAAAAATAAAGAATTCTTAGAGATATTAAAAAAAGATGTAGGGATAAACATTACATCTCACCTATCTAATTTAGAAGATGACCAAGTTAAAAAAATAGATGATTATTTTGCAAAAATGAATATGTTAAAAGTTGATACAGTAGAACCTGTAAAAAATTACAAGGAAAAGAAAGAGGAAAAAGCAATTAGAAAGATAATAGATGAGGATGAAACTGATGAAAATGAGGGGCATTCTCAAAAAAATAATAAAAAAAATAAATTTCAACAGCCTAAAAATAAAAAGGGAAATAATGTAGGTTTTGATGAGGAAAGTAGATCAGAACATAAAAATAAGAATAAAAAGAAAAAAGGGAGAAGAACAGACTTTGTAATGAAGGTTGCTGAACAAACTCCAGATGTAATAGAAGAAGATGGAATAAAAATAATAAAATTCAGAGGAGAAATAACTCTAGGAAATTTTGCTGAAAAATTAGGAGTTAATAGTGGAGAAATTATAAAAAAATTATTTTTAAAAGGACAAATGCTAACTATAAATAGCCCAATCACATTAGAAATGGCAGAAGAATTAGCAGGTGAATACGATGCTTTGGTTGAAGAGGAAGAAGAAGTAGAATTAGAATTTGGAGAAAAATTTGCTTTAGAAATTCAAGATAAAGAAACAGATTTAATCGAAAGACCAGCTGTTATAACAATAATGGGACATGTTGACCATGGAAAAACATCGTTATTAGATGCAATTAGAACAACAAATGTAGTAAGTGGAGAAGCTGGAGGAATAACTCAAAAAATAGGAGCTTACCAAATAGAAAAAGATGGAAGAAAAATAACTTTCGTAGATACACCAGGTCACGAAGCATTCACAGACATGAGAGCTAGAGGAGCTCAAGTTACAGACATAGCTATCCTAGTTGTTGCAGCAGATGATGGGGTAATGCCTCAAACAATAGAAGCTATATCACATGCAAAAGTTGCAAAAGTTCCAGTAATTGTAGCTGTAAATAAAATAGATAAGCCTGAAGCTAATCCTATGAAAGTAAAACAAGAACTTATGGAACATGGACTAGTCTCTGTTGAATGGGGTGGAGATGTTGAGTTTGTAGAAGTTTCTGCGAAACAAAAAATGAACTTAGATGTCTTATTGGATACAATCTTAATAACAGCAGATATTTTGGAGTTGAAAGCTAACTCTAAAAAAAGAGCAAAAGGTGTTGTATTAGAATCAAGACTAGACCCTAAAATAGGACCAATAGCAGATATTTTAGTACAAGAAGGAACTTTAAAAATAGGAGATGTTATTGTTGCAGGAGAAGTTCAAGGTAAAGTAAAAGCTCTTTTAGATGATAAAGGAGAAAGAGTTGAAAGTGCAACATTATCTCAACCAGTAGAAGTAATAGGATTCAATAATGTTCCAAATGCTGGAGATACAATGTATGTTATTCAAAATGAGCAACATGCTAAAAGAATAGTTGAAGAAGTTAGAAAAGAAAGAAAAATTCTTGAAACAACTAAGAAAACAATTTCACTTGAAAGTTTATCTGATCAACTAAAACATGAAAACTTGAAAGAATTAAACTTGATCTTAAGAGCTGACTCAAAGGGTTCAGTTGATGCATTGAGAGATTCTTTATTGAAATTATCAAATGATGAAGTTGCAGTAAATATAATCCAAGCTGCTTCTGGAGCAATAACAGAAAGTGATATTAAACTTGCTGAAACAGCTGGTGCAATTATAATAGGATACAATGTAAGACCTACAACGAAAGCAATAAAAGAAGCTGAAATAAGTAAAGTAGAAATAAGAACATCAAGTATCATTTATCATATAACAGAAGATATAGAAAAAGCACTTGCTGGTATGTTGGAACCTGAATTTAAAGAAAATTATTTAGGAAGAATTGAAATAAAGAAAGTATTTAAAGTTTCTAAAGTTGGAAATGTAGCAGGTTGTGTAGTTGTCGATGGAAAAGTTAGAAATGATGCTAATATAAGAATACTTAGAGATAACGTTGTTTTATATGAAGGAAAATTATCTTCGTTAAAGAGATTTAAAGACGATGCAAAAGAAGTTGTTGTTGGACAAGAATGTGGACTTGGAGTTGAAAACTTCAATGACATAAAAGAGGGAGATGTTGTAGAAGCATTTGAAATGGTAGAAGTAAAAAGAACACTAAAATAA
- the rbfA gene encoding 30S ribosome-binding factor RbfA yields MKRQRLEGIGKEMMKVISKVLLEEIKNPKITGIVSVTKVHVTEDLKFADTYFSILPPLEGEKKYSEEEIVEALNQIKGFLRRKIAEEIDIRYTPEIRVKIDNSIENAIKITKLLNDLKV; encoded by the coding sequence TTGAAAAGACAAAGGCTTGAAGGTATTGGGAAAGAAATGATGAAAGTAATATCAAAAGTATTACTAGAAGAAATAAAAAATCCAAAAATAACAGGAATAGTTTCAGTAACTAAAGTTCATGTTACCGAAGATTTAAAATTTGCTGATACATATTTTAGTATACTACCTCCGTTGGAAGGAGAAAAGAAATATTCTGAAGAAGAAATAGTAGAAGCATTAAATCAAATAAAAGGATTTTTAAGAAGAAAAATAGCAGAAGAAATTGATATAAGATACACTCCAGAAATAAGAGTTAAAATAGATAACTCTATTGAAAATGCAATAAAAATCACTAAACTTTTAAATGATTTGAAAGTTTAG
- a CDS encoding NUDIX hydrolase, which translates to MKFTHISKKEVFKNDVITVYEEKLALPNNNIVTWTFTGKKEAVAVVAEKDNKVIFVKQYRPAIKKELLEIPAGLVEKGEDVELAAKREFEEETGYKANKLEKIVSYYGSAGINAGQYHLFYASELEKTSQHLDENEFLDIVEIPLDEINPYLFEDAKTIIALTYLTYIKNKKGKK; encoded by the coding sequence ATGAAATTTACACATATATCCAAAAAAGAAGTATTTAAAAATGATGTTATAACAGTATATGAAGAAAAGTTAGCTTTGCCAAATAATAATATTGTTACATGGACTTTTACAGGGAAAAAGGAAGCTGTAGCTGTGGTTGCCGAGAAAGATAATAAAGTAATTTTTGTGAAACAATATAGACCAGCTATAAAAAAAGAATTATTAGAAATTCCAGCAGGTTTAGTTGAAAAAGGTGAAGATGTGGAACTGGCAGCAAAAAGAGAGTTTGAAGAAGAAACTGGTTATAAAGCAAATAAATTAGAGAAAATTGTTAGTTATTATGGTTCAGCTGGAATAAATGCAGGACAATATCATTTGTTTTATGCAAGTGAGTTAGAAAAAACAAGTCAACATTTAGATGAAAATGAATTTTTAGACATCGTTGAAATACCTTTAGATGAAATAAATCCATACTTATTTGAAGATGCTAAAACTATAATTGCTTTGACATATTTGACATATATAAAAAACAAAAAAGGTAAAAAATAA
- the nusA gene encoding transcription termination factor NusA, whose product MKAKDSKNFLEALTELEKEKGVSKESVLEAIEMAMLAAYKKNYGEDENVEVIIDRESGDIKVFETKTVVESEDFVDPNMQILLEDAKIIKKKSKVGDVLKFEVDCENFRRNAIQNGKQIVIQKVREAEREYIYERFKEKEGNIISGIIRRIDTKRNIFVEIDGIELILPPTEQSHSDIYRVGERLKVYLISVEKTSKFPKILISRKSEGLLRKLFEIEIPEISSGLIEIKSVAREAGSRAKVAVHSKDVNMDTVGACIGQKGARIKNIIDELNGEKIDIVIWKETPEEFVSAALSPAIVESVEMQEDGTARVMVEQSQLSLAIGKNGQNARLVARLTGMRVDIKVVEKTQKCETEEVENINE is encoded by the coding sequence ATGAAAGCGAAAGACTCAAAAAATTTCCTTGAAGCTTTAACAGAGCTAGAAAAGGAAAAGGGAGTAAGCAAAGAAAGTGTGTTAGAAGCGATTGAAATGGCAATGCTAGCAGCATATAAGAAAAATTATGGTGAAGATGAAAATGTGGAAGTAATAATTGATAGAGAGAGTGGGGATATCAAAGTTTTTGAAACAAAAACTGTAGTTGAATCTGAAGACTTTGTAGACCCAAATATGCAAATACTACTTGAAGATGCTAAAATAATTAAGAAAAAATCTAAAGTTGGAGATGTGTTAAAGTTTGAAGTTGATTGTGAAAATTTTAGAAGAAATGCTATTCAAAATGGAAAACAAATAGTAATTCAAAAAGTTAGAGAAGCTGAGAGAGAATATATTTATGAAAGATTCAAAGAAAAAGAAGGAAATATAATAAGTGGTATCATAAGAAGAATTGACACTAAAAGAAATATATTTGTTGAAATAGATGGAATAGAATTAATTTTACCTCCAACTGAACAATCTCATTCAGATATTTATAGAGTTGGTGAAAGACTAAAAGTATATTTGATTTCTGTTGAAAAAACAAGTAAATTTCCTAAAATATTAATTTCAAGAAAGAGTGAAGGACTTTTAAGAAAACTTTTTGAAATAGAAATCCCAGAAATATCATCAGGGTTAATTGAAATAAAATCTGTTGCAAGAGAAGCTGGTTCTAGAGCAAAAGTTGCAGTACATTCTAAAGATGTAAACATGGATACAGTAGGGGCATGTATAGGGCAAAAAGGAGCAAGAATCAAAAATATAATAGATGAGTTAAATGGAGAAAAAATAGATATAGTTATTTGGAAAGAAACTCCTGAAGAATTTGTTTCAGCTGCATTAAGTCCTGCTATTGTTGAAAGTGTTGAAATGCAAGAAGATGGGACAGCAAGGGTGATGGTAGAGCAATCTCAATTATCATTGGCAATAGGAAAAAATGGACAAAATGCAAGACTTGTTGCAAGATTAACAGGAATGAGAGTAGACATAAAAGTTGTTGAAAAGACTCAAAAATGTGAAACTGAAGAAGTTGAAAATATAAATGAGTAG
- the recJ gene encoding single-stranded-DNA-specific exonuclease RecJ yields MTKEKNTEELIKELLEKRNHIDKEDIKKFINPSFSDFRNPFDFENMEVIVTKILEVKKRKQKIYIYGDYDVDGISGTSFLVRFFNEIGIDTKYYIPSREETEYGVSKKNIDFFNKKGAKLIITVDTGYNTIEDVRYAKSLGIDVIVTDHHKTVKEKFDDEVLYLNPKLSKNYKFEYLSGAGVAFKLAQGICQALDMNMEIIYKYLDIVMIGTIADVVPMIDENRLIIKKGLKIIKNSKVKGLSYLLNYLRLNKKKLTTTDVSYYISPLINSLGRVGVSKMGADFFVKDDEFDLYNIIEEMKEQNKNRRSLEKIIYDDAMKKIEKLNQTIGELPLIILSSSRWHAGVIGVVSSRLSLKFNVPVILIAFDGDEGKASCRSVGNISIFNYLTEIKDLLVRYGGHDLAAGFVIKRENLGRVREFLLNKISSNNIENETTKIKRTNKTHDYELDLTKIDTKVFEFMEKMAPFGISNPHPLFYDNDIQLKDIKRFGVDSRHFNGYVYKNNIKYNVVGFDLANEIKEKYFLKKYSIIYYPEKIFLNDEEVIQIILKDIKEKE; encoded by the coding sequence ATGACGAAAGAAAAAAATACAGAAGAGTTAATAAAAGAGTTACTTGAAAAAAGAAATCATATTGATAAAGAGGATATAAAGAAATTTATCAATCCAAGTTTTTCAGATTTTAGAAATCCTTTTGATTTTGAAAATATGGAAGTCATAGTTACAAAAATACTAGAAGTGAAAAAAAGAAAGCAAAAAATATATATTTATGGTGATTATGATGTTGATGGAATCAGTGGGACTTCATTTTTAGTAAGGTTTTTTAACGAAATAGGGATAGACACAAAATATTATATTCCTAGTAGAGAAGAAACAGAGTATGGAGTATCTAAAAAGAATATAGATTTTTTCAATAAAAAAGGTGCTAAGTTAATAATAACTGTTGATACTGGATATAATACAATAGAAGATGTAAGATATGCTAAAAGTTTAGGCATTGATGTGATAGTAACAGACCATCATAAAACAGTAAAAGAAAAGTTTGACGATGAAGTTTTATATTTAAATCCTAAATTAAGTAAAAACTATAAATTTGAGTATTTATCTGGGGCAGGAGTGGCATTTAAATTAGCACAAGGAATATGTCAAGCTCTTGATATGAATATGGAGATTATCTATAAATATCTTGATATAGTGATGATAGGAACAATAGCAGATGTTGTACCTATGATAGATGAGAATAGACTTATTATAAAAAAAGGTTTAAAAATAATAAAAAATTCAAAAGTTAAGGGATTGTCTTATTTATTGAACTATTTAAGGTTAAATAAGAAAAAATTGACAACAACAGATGTTAGTTATTATATATCACCTCTTATCAATTCTTTGGGAAGAGTTGGAGTTTCAAAAATGGGAGCAGACTTTTTCGTGAAAGATGATGAATTTGATTTATATAACATAATAGAGGAAATGAAGGAACAAAATAAAAATAGAAGAAGTTTAGAAAAAATTATATATGATGATGCTATGAAAAAAATAGAAAAATTAAATCAAACAATAGGGGAATTACCTTTGATAATTTTATCCTCTTCTAGATGGCATGCAGGTGTAATTGGTGTAGTTTCTTCTAGACTATCATTAAAGTTTAATGTTCCTGTAATATTAATAGCATTTGATGGAGATGAAGGAAAAGCTTCGTGTAGAAGTGTTGGAAATATAAGTATTTTTAATTATTTAACAGAAATAAAAGACTTATTGGTTAGATATGGAGGCCATGACTTAGCTGCAGGTTTTGTTATAAAAAGAGAAAATTTAGGAAGAGTAAGAGAATTTTTATTAAATAAAATTTCTTCTAATAATATTGAAAATGAGACAACAAAAATTAAAAGAACTAACAAAACTCATGATTATGAATTAGATTTAACAAAAATAGATACTAAAGTTTTTGAATTTATGGAAAAAATGGCACCTTTTGGAATATCTAATCCTCATCCATTATTTTATGATAATGATATTCAGTTAAAAGATATAAAAAGATTTGGTGTAGATTCTAGACATTTTAATGGATATGTTTATAAAAATAATATTAAATATAATGTTGTAGGGTTCGACTTAGCCAATGAAATTAAAGAGAAGTATTTTTTGAAAAAATATAGTATAATATATTATCCAGAAAAGATATTTTTAAATGATGAAGAGGTTATTCAAATCATTTTAAAAGATATAAAAGAGAAAGAATAA
- a CDS encoding DUF1846 domain-containing protein: protein MKVGFDHNKYLEEQTKYILERVNNYDKLYIEFGGKLLGDFHAKRVLPGFDENAKIKVLNKLKDKIEVIICVYAGDIERNKIRGDFGITYDMDVFRLIDDLRENDLKVNSVVITRYEDRPSTDLFITRLERRNIKVYKHFATKGYPSDVDTIVSDEGYGKNAYIETTKPIVVVTAPGPGSGKLATCLSQLYHEYKRGRNVGYSKFETFPVWNVPLKHPLNIAYEAATVDLNDVNMIDPFHLEEYNEIAINYNRDIEAFPLLKRIIEKITGKKSIYQSPTDMGVNRVGFGIINDEIVRKASEQEIIRRYFKTGCDYKKGNADLETFKRAEFIMHSLGLREEDRKVVDYARKKLESIHKEHEENKKFTSSVIAFEMPDGKIITGKKSSLMDAPSAAILNSLKYLSNFDDELLLISPTILEPIIKLKETTLKNKNIPLDCEEILIALSITAATNSMAEVALSKLSKLEGVQAHSTHILGRNDEQSLRKLGIDVTSDQVFPTENLYYNQ from the coding sequence ATGAAAGTAGGATTTGATCACAACAAATATTTAGAAGAACAAACTAAGTATATACTAGAAAGAGTTAATAACTATGATAAGTTGTATATTGAGTTTGGGGGAAAACTTTTAGGAGATTTTCATGCAAAAAGGGTTTTACCTGGTTTTGATGAGAATGCAAAGATTAAAGTCTTAAATAAATTAAAAGATAAGATAGAAGTTATTATCTGTGTCTATGCTGGAGATATTGAAAGAAACAAAATAAGAGGAGATTTCGGCATCACTTATGATATGGATGTTTTTAGACTTATTGATGATTTAAGAGAAAATGATCTAAAAGTTAATAGTGTAGTTATAACTAGATATGAAGATAGACCTTCTACTGACCTTTTTATTACTAGACTTGAAAGAAGAAATATAAAAGTATACAAACATTTTGCTACAAAAGGATACCCTAGTGATGTAGATACTATTGTTAGTGATGAAGGATATGGAAAAAATGCTTATATTGAAACAACTAAACCTATAGTTGTTGTTACTGCTCCGGGTCCTGGAAGTGGTAAATTAGCTACTTGTTTAAGTCAACTTTACCATGAATATAAAAGAGGAAGAAATGTAGGTTACTCTAAGTTTGAAACTTTCCCAGTATGGAATGTTCCTTTAAAACATCCTCTAAATATTGCATATGAAGCTGCAACAGTAGACCTTAACGATGTTAATATGATTGATCCTTTTCATTTAGAAGAATATAACGAAATTGCAATTAATTATAATAGAGATATAGAAGCTTTTCCTTTACTAAAAAGAATTATAGAAAAGATTACTGGAAAAAAATCAATTTATCAATCTCCAACTGATATGGGAGTTAATAGGGTAGGATTTGGTATTATTAACGATGAAATAGTTAGAAAAGCTTCTGAACAAGAAATTATAAGAAGATATTTTAAAACAGGTTGTGATTATAAAAAAGGAAATGCCGATTTAGAAACTTTTAAAAGAGCAGAGTTTATAATGCATAGTCTTGGCTTAAGAGAAGAAGATAGAAAAGTTGTTGATTATGCTAGAAAAAAATTAGAATCTATTCATAAAGAACACGAAGAAAATAAAAAATTTACATCATCTGTGATTGCCTTTGAAATGCCAGATGGAAAAATAATTACCGGAAAGAAAAGTTCACTTATGGATGCTCCTTCAGCTGCTATATTAAATTCATTAAAATATTTATCTAATTTTGATGATGAATTACTTTTAATATCTCCAACAATATTGGAACCAATTATAAAATTAAAAGAAACAACTTTAAAAAATAAAAATATACCTTTAGATTGTGAAGAAATTTTAATTGCATTAAGTATTACTGCTGCAACTAACTCTATGGCTGAAGTTGCATTATCAAAATTATCTAAACTTGAAGGAGTTCAAGCTCATTCAACACACATTTTAGGTAGAAATGATGAACAATCACTTAGAAAATTAGGAATTGATGTCACATCAGATCAAGTTTTCCCAACTGAAAATTTATACTATAATCAATAA
- a CDS encoding DUF448 domain-containing protein: MSSQHIPERTCALCRSKNEKKELFRLAKIDETHYTFDKEQKKQSRAIYICKNLACLGKLSKHNKLKIEPQEMLTMLNIVNKANKNYLNILSTMKNSGELVFGINLLFENINKIHFIILAEDISKKNEEKLLKKIEELDIPFKRIGTMEDLGKIFNKMEVNVIGVTDKKMARGLINIV, translated from the coding sequence ATGAGTAGTCAACACATTCCTGAGAGAACATGTGCCTTATGTAGAAGTAAGAATGAAAAAAAAGAGTTATTTAGGTTGGCTAAAATAGATGAAACTCATTATACTTTTGATAAGGAACAAAAAAAGCAGTCGAGAGCTATTTATATATGTAAAAATTTAGCTTGTCTTGGAAAATTGTCAAAACATAATAAATTAAAAATAGAACCTCAAGAAATGTTGACAATGTTAAATATCGTTAACAAAGCTAATAAGAATTATTTAAATATATTAAGTACCATGAAAAATTCGGGAGAATTAGTTTTTGGAATTAATTTACTTTTTGAAAATATAAATAAAATACATTTTATCATATTAGCAGAAGATATTAGTAAAAAAAATGAAGAGAAATTATTGAAAAAAATTGAAGAGTTGGATATTCCATTCAAGAGAATTGGAACTATGGAAGACTTAGGTAAAATTTTCAATAAAATGGAAGTTAATGTAATAGGTGTAACTGATAAAAAAATGGCGAGAGGTCTTATAAATATAGTATAA
- a CDS encoding TrmH family RNA methyltransferase, protein MEFIESKDNKTIKYIKKLKQKKYRDIENKFIAEGWKFLVYDYIPELIIVKLDKAEDKKIKELLEKFQCKKIIVLDKIFADISSQENSQGIIVIYNKKEQHIDSIKGDVIVLDDVSDPGNLGTIIRICDATNFKNIIVTENTVDAYNEKVVRATMGSIFNVNLYVLKKENIIQFLKEKNYSIISTCLSEDSQMYNKIKLENKNAIVFGNEGNGISDDLIKISNKKIIIPLLGKAESLNVAVATGIVLYKMREIEGVI, encoded by the coding sequence ATGGAATTTATTGAAAGTAAAGATAATAAAACTATAAAATATATAAAAAAATTAAAGCAAAAGAAATATAGAGATATTGAAAATAAATTTATTGCTGAAGGCTGGAAATTTTTAGTCTATGATTATATTCCAGAATTAATTATAGTAAAGTTAGATAAAGCAGAAGACAAAAAAATAAAAGAGCTATTAGAAAAATTTCAGTGTAAAAAAATAATAGTTTTAGACAAAATTTTTGCTGATATAAGTTCTCAAGAAAATTCACAAGGAATTATAGTTATTTACAATAAGAAAGAGCAACATATAGATAGCATTAAAGGAGATGTTATTGTATTAGATGATGTGTCTGATCCAGGAAATTTAGGAACTATCATAAGAATATGTGATGCAACAAATTTTAAAAATATAATTGTAACTGAAAATACAGTAGATGCCTATAATGAAAAAGTTGTCAGAGCAACTATGGGTTCTATATTTAATGTAAATTTATATGTTTTAAAAAAAGAAAATATTATACAATTCTTAAAAGAGAAAAATTATTCAATTATTTCTACTTGTTTGAGTGAAGATTCTCAAATGTATAATAAAATAAAGTTAGAAAATAAAAACGCAATTGTTTTTGGTAATGAAGGAAATGGTATAAGTGATGATTTGATTAAAATTAGTAATAAGAAAATAATTATTCCATTATTAGGAAAAGCTGAATCCTTAAATGTTGCTGTTGCAACAGGTATAGTTCTATATAAAATGAGAGAAATAGAGGGAGTTATTTAG